In Clostridium sp., one DNA window encodes the following:
- a CDS encoding Mini-ribonuclease 3 — protein sequence MENFLYNGVFTEKEVKNLNPLVLAFVGDAVYEVFIRSYLVSKNRDMPVHKLHVKAVQFVKAHSQSEIIKRLSSELSDEELYFFKRGRNTKSGTIPKNADVQEYKFATGFEALIGYLYLTKKIDRLKYLLDSIISLKI from the coding sequence ATGGAAAATTTTTTGTATAACGGCGTATTTACCGAAAAAGAAGTTAAAAATCTTAACCCGCTTGTTTTGGCATTTGTAGGAGATGCAGTATATGAAGTCTTTATAAGATCTTATTTGGTTAGTAAAAATAGAGATATGCCAGTTCATAAACTTCATGTTAAAGCTGTGCAATTTGTAAAAGCACATTCTCAAAGTGAAATTATAAAAAGATTGTCCAGTGAACTTTCAGATGAGGAATTGTATTTTTTCAAACGAGGTAGAAATACAAAATCTGGCACTATTCCTAAAAATGCAGATGTTCAGGAATATAAATTTGCTACGGGTTTTGAAGCTCTTATTGGATATCTATATCTAACTAAAAAAATAGATAGATTAAAATATCTTCTGGATTCTATAATCAGTTTGAAGATTTAA
- the rlmB gene encoding 23S rRNA (guanosine(2251)-2'-O)-methyltransferase RlmB, giving the protein MKRDGFIKEKGTKDNFAEDIIEGRNAVIEALKSDKTIEQIFVSNGEITGSLNKILAMAKEKKLAVKKIDKRKLDQMSYTGVHQGVIAKVTPYKYCEVEDILQYSMQKKEKPFILILDEIEDPHNFGAIIRTAEVFGVHGIIIPKRRNVGVTPIVYKASAGAVEHMKICKVTNISSTIDKLKKSGIWVYGADMEGEEYCFNTDFAGNTALVIGNEGNGISKLVKEKCDVLVRVPMIGNISSLNASMAGGIIMYEILKQRLKENKK; this is encoded by the coding sequence ATGAAAAGAGATGGATTTATAAAAGAAAAAGGTACTAAAGATAATTTTGCAGAAGATATAATAGAAGGAAGAAATGCAGTTATTGAAGCATTGAAATCTGATAAAACAATTGAGCAAATTTTTGTTTCAAATGGTGAAATTACAGGATCGCTAAACAAGATACTTGCAATGGCTAAAGAGAAAAAGCTTGCAGTAAAAAAGATTGACAAAAGAAAGTTAGACCAAATGTCATATACAGGAGTGCACCAGGGTGTAATTGCAAAGGTTACTCCTTATAAATATTGTGAGGTTGAAGATATACTGCAATATTCAATGCAAAAGAAAGAAAAACCCTTTATATTAATATTGGATGAAATAGAAGATCCACATAATTTTGGCGCTATAATAAGGACTGCAGAGGTATTTGGCGTACATGGAATAATTATACCCAAAAGGCGTAATGTGGGAGTTACGCCTATAGTATACAAGGCATCTGCCGGGGCGGTTGAACATATGAAGATATGTAAAGTAACTAATATAAGTTCAACTATTGATAAATTGAAAAAGAGCGGAATATGGGTATATGGTGCAGATATGGAAGGTGAAGAATACTGTTTTAATACGGATTTCGCAGGGAATACTGCCTTGGTCATAGGAAATGAAGGAAATGGCATTTCAAAATTAGTTAAAGAAAAATGTGATGTACTTGTAAGAGTACCAATGATAGGCAATATATCATCATTGAATGCTTCAATGGCAGGGGGAATAATAATGTATGAAATTTTAAAGCAAAGGTTAAAAGAGAATAAAAAGTGA
- the ispD gene encoding 2-C-methyl-D-erythritol 4-phosphate cytidylyltransferase — MEGNYAIIVAAGKGTRMHADINKQFINIDGKPILYYSVDTFSKNKFVDGIVLVCSKSEIEYCRHEIVEKYNFTKVLDIVEGGDERQNSVLNGLNALEKYKCNIVLIHDGARPFVTDRMINDGIKFSKLYSACACGVEPKDTIKIKNREGFSISTLDRGKLAMVQTPQCFHYKLILECHRKILEEGLKVTDDTMVVEHYENKVYLYRGSYNNIKITVPDDLNTAKMIVKSFI; from the coding sequence ATGGAAGGAAATTATGCTATTATAGTAGCGGCAGGAAAAGGAACTAGAATGCATGCTGATATAAATAAGCAGTTTATAAATATAGATGGGAAACCAATTCTTTATTATTCTGTAGATACGTTTTCTAAAAATAAATTTGTTGACGGCATAGTACTGGTTTGTTCAAAAAGTGAGATTGAATATTGTAGACATGAAATAGTTGAGAAATATAATTTTACAAAGGTTTTGGATATTGTTGAAGGTGGAGATGAACGACAGAATTCAGTTCTAAATGGACTTAATGCCTTGGAAAAATATAAATGTAATATAGTATTAATTCATGATGGAGCAAGGCCTTTTGTTACAGATCGAATGATAAATGATGGTATAAAGTTTTCTAAGCTTTATAGTGCATGTGCTTGTGGTGTAGAGCCTAAAGACACTATAAAAATTAAAAATAGAGAAGGGTTTTCCATAAGTACATTAGATAGGGGAAAACTCGCAATGGTACAGACACCTCAATGCTTCCACTATAAGCTTATTCTGGAATGTCATAGAAAAATTTTGGAGGAAGGCCTTAAAGTTACGGATGATACAATGGTAGTTGAGCACTATGAAAATAAAGTGTATTTATATAGAGGAAGTTACAATAATATAAAGATAACTGTACCTGATGATCTCAATACTGCTAAGATGATAGTTAAAAGTTTTATATAA
- the cysS gene encoding cysteine--tRNA ligase produces the protein MKIYNTMTNRKEEFIPLVPGEVSMYVCGPTVYNFFHIGNARTFVVFDTVRRYFEYRGYKVKFVQNFTDIDDKMIRRANEEAITVEQLGDKFIEEYYKDADALNIERATANPRATAYIDQIISFVKDLIDIGYAYEVDGDVYFSTKKFKEYGKLSGQNIEDLQAGARIDIDKRKQDPMDFAVWKNQKPGEPAWKSPWGMGRPGWHIECSCMVYNLLGDTIDIHAGGADLIFPHHENEIAQSESRTGKPFAKYWMHSAFVNVNNQKMSKSLNNFFTVREILQKYDPDVIRMFMLSGHYRNQINFNLELLDSTKSALDRVYNSIANLENLLEETSVENLIETEKNYKNKLNEYRSKYIEKMDDDFNTADAISVIFDLIKDININVNNKSSKQLINYCLDIIKELGAPLGILQKSKKGNIEDYIQQLIEQRQQARKDRNWAVADKIRDELKDEGIILEDTPQGVRWKKI, from the coding sequence ATGAAAATTTATAATACTATGACTAATAGAAAAGAGGAATTTATACCTCTGGTTCCCGGGGAAGTTAGCATGTATGTATGTGGACCCACGGTATATAACTTTTTTCACATAGGGAATGCGAGAACTTTTGTAGTATTTGATACAGTGAGAAGATATTTTGAATATAGGGGATATAAAGTAAAATTTGTACAAAACTTTACTGATATTGATGATAAAATGATTAGAAGGGCAAATGAAGAAGCTATAACAGTAGAACAGCTTGGAGATAAATTTATAGAAGAATACTATAAAGATGCAGATGCCCTGAATATAGAAAGAGCTACTGCTAATCCACGGGCTACAGCATATATAGATCAAATAATTTCATTTGTAAAAGATCTTATAGATATAGGATATGCATATGAAGTAGATGGAGATGTGTATTTTAGTACTAAGAAATTTAAAGAGTATGGCAAGTTATCCGGACAAAATATTGAAGATCTCCAAGCAGGAGCAAGGATAGATATAGATAAAAGGAAACAGGATCCTATGGATTTTGCAGTATGGAAGAACCAGAAACCTGGTGAGCCTGCATGGAAAAGTCCATGGGGTATGGGAAGACCAGGTTGGCATATAGAGTGTTCATGCATGGTATATAATTTATTGGGGGATACAATAGATATTCATGCAGGAGGAGCTGACCTGATTTTTCCGCATCATGAAAATGAAATAGCACAGAGTGAGAGTAGAACAGGAAAACCTTTTGCAAAGTATTGGATGCATTCTGCCTTTGTAAATGTCAATAATCAGAAGATGTCAAAGTCGCTCAACAATTTTTTTACAGTAAGAGAAATACTTCAAAAATATGATCCAGATGTAATAAGAATGTTCATGTTATCCGGACACTATAGAAATCAGATAAATTTTAATTTAGAACTTCTGGATTCAACAAAATCTGCTTTAGATAGGGTGTATAATTCTATTGCAAATTTAGAGAATCTTTTAGAAGAGACTTCAGTAGAAAATCTAATTGAAACTGAAAAAAATTACAAAAATAAATTGAATGAATATAGAAGCAAATACATAGAAAAAATGGATGATGATTTCAATACCGCTGACGCAATATCTGTTATATTTGATCTCATAAAGGACATAAATATTAATGTAAATAATAAGTCTTCCAAACAACTAATAAATTATTGCTTAGATATTATTAAAGAACTTGGTGCTCCTCTCGGAATCCTGCAGAAATCAAAAAAAGGTAATATTGAAGATTATATACAGCAGTTGATAGAACAAAGACAGCAGGCAAGAAAAGACAGGAATTGGGCTGTGGCCGATAAAATAAGAGATGAATTAAAAGATGAAGGAATAATTCTTGAAGATACACCTCAGGGAGTGAGATGGAAGAAAATATAA